DNA sequence from the Candidatus Saccharibacteria bacterium oral taxon 488 genome:
CCGGGAGTGCAGGGTAAGGTTTTGAGTTTTTGCTGCAACCGTTGATTCACAGCTACCATTATATCAAGCGATCACGTCTTGCCGACAAAACCACTGAGCACACCATCCAGCTCGCCCTGAGCAAGTCGTACCGCCCACTCTTGGCGCTCAAGGAATGACAATAATCCGGCCTTTAGCCCAAACCAGCCTAACTTTTGTCTAGCTTCGGCAACTTTTCTCGATTGTTCTCTAAATGTATAATACTGGTCGCGACAATCTTGCGGAATGTCTGAAATTTTGCGGTTTGGCATTATAACTTTTATTAGTTCCTCGACTTTTTCTGTGTCTTTTGGACGCCAGCCGGTAATTGAACGACATCCGTACGCTCCTAATTGAGCAATTGGATTAAGGATAGCGCATACTGTCTCGCCATCTCTCTTCACAAGCCACTGATCAAGACTAGCTGGGGGAATTTCCGTCTCAATACCGCCGAGGCGCCAGTATAAACGACCTTCATCATCAACATAACGATCGCCGACGAAATCAAATATACCACGACGATTTTTTTCGTATGGATTAAGTCCAAATGCCGAAACTACCAACTTATCACCGATAGCATCGGTAATTTCCTGCCGACAACTCTTCACAACAGTCTTATCTGTGCTTTGCACTAATGTATCAAGGTCTCGCACCGTACCGTTTTTACGTAGACGCGGTAAATCCACACCATTGGGCAGACAAACAACACGATTACCCCAATCAATTTCGGCAGCATTGGTAACTGCATGCAGACCTAGCCCGCCAACAACGTTATACGGAACTTCGCGATCTTTCATTCTGTCATGAATGCTGCGTTCTGCAAGCAGCGAGTACATATTTCCTGAAACTTCACTCATACTATAGTCCTTGTCCGCCTATTGTAAATCATTTGTCTTAGTTATATCAAGTAAATACCCTTCCAAAAACTGACTCCACTCCGGCACATTCTTTTCGCGGAAATAGGCATGAAGGAAATCAACCATAACGTGCTGACGCTTCCTCGCTTCTATTCGCCCCGGCTCCGTCAGCATCAAGCCTTTCAATTTCAGCAACTTCTCAAAAAAGTGATTAATAAAGCCGTCGGTATCATGCGTGTTGCCGTTAATGTCGTATTCTTCCGCCGCTAGATCAACATTTGGCCAAACCGCGGGGTCAAAAATCCGCCCACCGTGATGGCAGGCATACATCAATCCTCGCTCAATCCCAACCGCGCCAATAGCATCGCACATGTCAGCGTCAGACACTAGCTGCCCTGCCAACCGCTGCGGCTGCTGCCCGTCCAGCCGTTTGCCATAACCAATCGCCGCAATATTTTCTAATACCGCCTGGCATAAGTCAGCGGCCACTCCCGCCTCCGCCATACTATTGACCGCGTTCGTCAATTTCTCCGCCTGCGCTTTGCCGACTAATTTGTAATCGTCAATGTCATGCAACCAAGCCGTCAATAGCACTTCGTACAGGTCTACCGGCTCATTACATTCGCTCGCAAAACGTTCCGCCAGCAGTGCCACCCGCTCAACGTGATCATCAGCATGGCCTGATGGGTCGCCGCCTAATATATCACGCACTTTATTTTTTATTGTCTCAAGTTGAGCTATCTGCCGTTCGTCCATAAGCTTATTGTATCACCCATGCAGGTCTCGACCCACTAAACTATTTTCATTTTAGCCAAGAGGCGCTATAGTAGTGATGTGAAAACAGCTGTGAAAAGAAAAGTACCTGAATTTATCAAGCGATCATTAGGGCGCATACCACGACTGCCAGTGCCAGCACCCGTTTGGCAATTAGATAAAATCGACGAAAGCCTGACACCAAATATGCGAGCGCTACGGATGACGATGACAATCGCCGAGGAGCTACTGGCGATGGGGGTGGCTGCTCGGGACGTGGTACATATGGCGCTGGGGATCACTGGCACATACTGCAGGCGACGAGTTCACATTGATGTTAGCTCGACACTCATTACCATGTCCCAAGACCGCGGTACCGAACGTGAACCACTCACCTTAGTGCGGACGATTACCTTAAAATACGTTAATTACCAGACAATTCAGGCATTGCAAAACCTCGCCCTCACAATCCGTGACCATCATTTACCACTGGCCGAAGCTGAAAAACGCACTGAGGAATTATTAGCAGGCCCACGAGAGCACTCGCGCTGGATCGTCTGCCTAGCAGGCGGTAGCGTGTCGATGGGCGTGGTGATTTTATTTAACGGCTCGATCCTGATGAGCGGACTAGCGTTTGTGATGGGCTTCGTGGCGACGGCGACAATGAGGATTCTGGACAAATGGGGTCTCGCAACATTTTACCTGCAAATCATTACCGCACTCCTAATCACCCTGGCGGCGGGCGCTGCCCAGTGGCTAAATGGCTGGCTGGGCTGGCAGGTTGATACAACAATGCTGGTGATCAGCGGTATCGTGTTGTTGGTGGCAGGACTGATGATCGTCGGTGCTTTTCAGGATGCGATTGATGAATATTATGTAACAGCAAATGCCCGACTGCTGCGGGTAACTATGGCGACGATGGGTATTGTTGTCGGTGTAATGACCGGGCTATATATTATTCAGCGATTTGGGATTAGCTTTCCGGCTACACCAGATCGGCTGGGGCTAGCAGCAGACATACGAGCGCAATACTTAGGGGCGCTGATCATTGCTGCAGGTTTCGCGGCCGGCAATCACGCGCGTTTGTTCGGAATGCTGATTGCCGGCGGTGTCGGTGTGTTGGGATGGTGGGTGTCAAGTACGCTAATTGGGTCACTCGGAGTTGTCATCGCCAGCGGTGCCGCAGCAACAGTAGTCGGATTGACAGCGGTACTGGCATCCCGGCTGTGGCGCTTTCCTTCAGTAGCCATTATCGCTGCTGGCATCGTACCGCTGGTGCCGGGCTTGTCGCTCTACAACGGCTTGATGGGTGTGATAGAAAATCCACCAACTGACCCCGAATTTTTATTGTCACTGGCCGTCCTCGCACGAGCCATCATGATCGGCGTGGCCATCGCCATCGGCGCATCGCTTGGTAATATGATCGGCCGACCAGTACGGCGCGGTATGATTCGCTGGTATAATAAGCTCCTGCGACGACGAGAGATAAAAGTTCAATAAAGTACGCTCAAATTTTATTTCAAGACTACACACTCGTCGCCCAGTGCCTGACGCAGCTGACTCATGAGCTGGTCGCCAGCCTCAACACGAAACGGCATGCGCATGGCAGATTTATTGGCCTCACCCAGCACCAACACCACATCAGTCACACCAGTGTATTCGGAGCAGAGTGACTTGAGTGCTACTAGTTTATCATGGTCACTCGGGTTTTTGATATGAAGAAATAGCTTTTCTGTCTCGGGCACGGCGTGCGTGGCTGCTGGACGCGGTGGCGTGTTTGTCGCGTCGGCCGGTGTTGACTTCATGTTCGTCTCTTTCGCTGTCGATACTCGGGCCGTGCCTGCTCGCTGAGTCGTTTGAGTTCGGAACGCTGTACGCCGCTCTTGCTTGACTTTATTACTCATTCTTGGCGCTTCCATTTTACGGCCAGTTGACTGATACTGCCGGAGGTCATCGTCAGAAATCAGTTCAATTTCATCAGCAATCATCTTGCTCTCTGAGCCCAAATTACCATCCCGATCACGGGCTGAGTTTTTGCCGGTCACCCGAATGACAGCGTCCTGGACGAGCTTGGCGCCGACTTGCTCATACAAATTCGGAAAAACGATCACTTCGCCCTCACCAAACTTATCTTCGATCCCGACGAATGCCATCTTGCTGCCTGACTTGGTAACGATGGTGCGCACCGTCGTGATAATACCGCCGATCGTCATCAGGCGACCGTCGTATTCTGGCACCAGCTGCGTTAGTGGCTGGGCCTGCTCACTGAGGTATGTTTCATACGCATCGAGCGGGTGCGCCGAAATATACAGCCCCATCAGCTCGCGCTCCCACATCAGCCGCTCTTTGTTGGTGTGTTTGGCCGGCGCCGGCTGTAGCTGCATCGTTGGCTGAACATCAGCCGACTCATCACCAAGCATACCAAACAGGTCAGTCTGCCCCGACGCGGCCTCTTTCTGAGTCTTTTGAGCAAAGGCGACAATGGTATCAAGATTAAATAATAAATCAGACCGATCACCAAAGCTATCAAAGGCACCAGTTTTGATCAGCGACTCCCAAGCCTTGCGGTTAAACTTGCTGGTCGACACTCGCTTGGCAAAATCTTCGACCGACTTGAACGGGCCATCAGCCTCGCGAGCACGAATAATTTCTTCCACCGCGCCGACACCGACGCCCTTGACCGCTGCCATACCAAAACGAATCTTCTTTTCACCAGGCACCACCGCGAACTCGACAAATGACTCATTAACATCCGGGTTAAGCACTTCAATGCCCATGTGCTTACACTCGGTCATCTCGATGGCCAGGCGCTCGGTGTCGTCCTGATCACTGGTCATCAGCGCCGCCATGAAAGCGTCAGGGTAATGCGCCTTGAGATACGCCGTCCAATAGGCGATCAAGCCATAACACGCCGCGTGACTCTTATTGAAACAGTAGTTAGCAAATTCTTCCAATGCATCCCAAAACTGCTCAGCGATTTCCTTAGTCGCACCACCAACCTTGACCGCGCCTTCGACAAACTCTGGCTTGACCTTTTTCATCAGGTCAATTTTCTTTTTACCGACTGCCTTACGCAGGGTGTCGGCTTGGCCACCGGTAAAGCCACACCACTCTTTGGAAATCTGCATAAACTGCTCCTGATAGACCAAGATGCCGTACGTATTCTTCAGCGAGTTTTCCATACCGGGGTGCAAGTAGGTGATTTCTTCTTCGCCGTGCTTGCGCTTGATGAATGAGTCGATAAACTGCATCGGCCCCGGGCGGTACAACGCCACCATGGCGATGATGTCTTCAAAGACACTCGGCTTGAGATCGCGCAGGTACCGCTTCATGCCAGCCGATTCCAACTGGAACACGCCAGTGGTGTCGCCGCGCTGGAATAATTTGTAGGT
Encoded proteins:
- a CDS encoding phosphohydrolase, with the protein product MDERQIAQLETIKNKVRDILGGDPSGHADDHVERVALLAERFASECNEPVDLYEVLLTAWLHDIDDYKLVGKAQAEKLTNAVNSMAEAGVAADLCQAVLENIAAIGYGKRLDGQQPQRLAGQLVSDADMCDAIGAVGIERGLMYACHHGGRIFDPAVWPNVDLAAEEYDINGNTHDTDGFINHFFEKLLKLKGLMLTEPGRIEARKRQHVMVDFLHAYFREKNVPEWSQFLEGYLLDITKTNDLQ
- a CDS encoding threonine/serine exporter family protein; its protein translation is MKTAVKRKVPEFIKRSLGRIPRLPVPAPVWQLDKIDESLTPNMRALRMTMTIAEELLAMGVAARDVVHMALGITGTYCRRRVHIDVSSTLITMSQDRGTEREPLTLVRTITLKYVNYQTIQALQNLALTIRDHHLPLAEAEKRTEELLAGPREHSRWIVCLAGGSVSMGVVILFNGSILMSGLAFVMGFVATATMRILDKWGLATFYLQIITALLITLAAGAAQWLNGWLGWQVDTTMLVISGIVLLVAGLMIVGAFQDAIDEYYVTANARLLRVTMATMGIVVGVMTGLYIIQRFGISFPATPDRLGLAADIRAQYLGALIIAAGFAAGNHARLFGMLIAGGVGVLGWWVSSTLIGSLGVVIASGAAATVVGLTAVLASRLWRFPSVAIIAAGIVPLVPGLSLYNGLMGVIENPPTDPEFLLSLAVLARAIMIGVAIAIGASLGNMIGRPVRRGMIRWYNKLLRRREIKVQ